The Spartobacteria bacterium DNA segment CATTCTTCAGCGCGATGGAGATGTGGACCTTACACTGAGCGCCGGCTACACGTATCGGCCGCAGGGCGTCATTGGTGGCTCAGGTGGTCCGAGTGGTTGGACGGCGGACGCCGGGTTGCCACAGGGCCGATCCTATTGCACCGCCGCTACGCTGGACAATATGTTGTACTCCATTGGCGGCGCGGACAGCAGTTTTCAAAACACTACCAACGTGTACCGTTTCGATGGCGCATTATGGAGCGAGGTGGCGGGATTGCCTGAGGCTCGAAATGGCATGGCGTCCGCCGCATTAGACGGCTCGTTGTATGCCATCGGTGGGCATTACGGAACAACGAAGACCAATGTTTATCGCTTCGACGGTTCCGCCTGGACGGAAGTGGCAGGTTTGCCCGTGCCGCGTCGCTACATGAACGCCGCAACCTGGAATGGCGCCATCTATGTGGTGGCCGGCCAGAATTCAACGATGGAAACCAATGTGTTCCGCTTCGATGGAATTAGCTGGACGGAAGTGGCCGGGCTGCCCGTTGCCTGCAACTATAGCGGGGTCAGTTCCTGGAATGGACACCTGTATGCCGTCGGCGGCGGGGCGGGGATGTCGACCTTGACCAACGTCTATCGTTATGACGGCACCAACTGGAGCGAGTTGGCCGGCTTGCCGGTCGGTCGTACAGCCATGGGATGTGCCGCGCTGGACGATGCAATATACGCATATGGCGGCAATGACGACAGCTTTATGCCCGGGACGAATGCCTTCCGCTTTGACGGAACCTCATGGAGCGAAATCGAAGGCCTGTCAAAGGCTGTAAATGTGCTCGGTGGCGCGTCATTGAGCGGGATGGTTTATGCCATCGGCGGTTCGGATATGAGCTCATCAGTGACCAACGTGTGTCGGTATAGCTCCGGCGAAGAATCGTCCGGCGTAGATCCGGAATTCGGTTCCACCGCCGGCGGCTTCACGGTCACCATCTCCGGCATTAACCTTGGCGATGGTTCGGATGTCACCAACGTTACCCTGTGCGGTGTTGCGGCGACAATAGACAGCCAATCCGCCACGCAGATCGTCGTGACGGCGGGAGTGGCCGGCGGCGCGGTGACCGGCGATGTGGTGGTGGTCTCGACCGGTTTCGGCACGACCACCAGGAGCAACGCGTTCACCTACACGGCTGCGGCGGAGCCGATTGTCCAGCCGGACATCGGACCCTACACGGGCGGCAACAGTATCGTCATTACCAACACCGCCGGAACGATCACCAACGTCCTGATCGGCGGCAGCACGGCCCCCATCACGGACAGCGACGCCGACTGGGTCGCCGTTACCGTTCCGGGCGCTTCCGTGGCGGGGGCGGTCAGTGTCACGCTCCAGCGCGACGGCGCGGGCGACATCACATTAACGGATGTCTACACCTACCGTCCGCAGGGGCAGATTGGCTACACCTTCCCCGGCCCGGATATGATCTACTGGACGGATCGAGATCAAAACAAAATTGGACGGATCGCGGGCGACGGGTCCGGCGAAACCGATTTGGTGACCGGGTTGAGCAATCCCCGTCCGATAGATACCGATGGCGAGTACCTGTACTACGGGAACAATGGATACAACCCGGTCATACGCTGCAACCTGGATGGCAGCGGAAGTACAACGCTGATTAACGAAATTGCGACCGCCCTGTGTGTCAATGACGAATACATTTACTACACGGACTGGAATACGGGCGTGAAACGGGCCAACAAGGATGGATCAGGCATTACAACCCTGATCAGCGGAAGTGTGCTGGGGGGCAATACATGGGGTTTCCAGGCCATCTATGTGACGGACGACACGATCTACTTCGGCAACTATGGCGACAACAAGATATACACACGCGGGTTGTCCGGCGGCACTACCAATTTATTGTACGATCTGGGCGAAGGTGGCTCCCCGACCAGCCTGCAAGTGGACGATACGCATGTGTATGTCGGCAACGGAAACAACAGCTCCGGTATCGTGCGGACGGACCTCGACGGAAGCAATCCGACGGAAATTGGTGCAGCGGACCGCTACTACGACATTGCGCTCCTTGGCGACAAGCTCTACTACGTGAACAGCGGCGCAGACGTGGGCAGAATGAATCTGGATGGATCGGGCCAGGTCGCCATGGCCACCAATGGAGCAGGCACGCATGGTATCGCGGCGCTTGTATCGCAGGTGGAGGTGGCGGGCATCGAGCCGTCGAGCGGTTCCGATACCGGCGGCTATCCCGTCGTCATCTCCGGCACGAATCTTTGCAACGGCAGCGCGGACGACGTGACCAGCGTCACCCTGCGCGGCGTGGCCGCCAGTGTCGTAAGCGTAGCCGGCTCGACGCAGATCGTCGTGACGGCGGGAGCCTCCGGTGCCACCGGGATCGGTGATGTCGTCGTGCAGTCCACCGACTTCGGAACAACGACCAAGGCCAACGCCTTCACCTACGAGGCATCGGAATTTACGATCACCGCCACAGCCGGGGCAAACGGCAGCATCTCGCCTTCGGGCGACGTCGTGGTTCAAGGCGGCAGCGACCAGCTCTTCACGTTCACGCCCGACTCATGGTATCGCATTCAGGATGTGCTGGTTAACGACGCCTCACTGGGTG contains these protein-coding regions:
- a CDS encoding DUF5050 domain-containing protein gives rise to the protein MGLAVDAFTYEGAGIDVLGIGDASIASGEAPSVGKGSDFGRVMFGGASVHSFKLDNSGDEANDISGWAITGSDAFTCSLPTNAFSVDYGDQQSFTITFSPNSAGTGHYEASLLISNSSPIGVYTVLVAGTEMFISPTNIGPYSGGNTITISNGYFGTITNVLVGAPSVGSALLLDHGTNWFTITLPSASAAGITDIIIQTSDNDDITLSGAYTYRPQGIIGVQTPDLHDVLCQYEFDNALTDSQGNGLEMVPTGNSASGFTADGWQWTAESSTTGGLSVDGPESLAMTSNFTIRIKAKYPDVSGWKRFMYFPSSAYGPYIYDGRLYFYDIGSGPYGPQNTDDQWIDLYLTRDGSTGETILWQVVDGEVILGDSGFDYSPFYIAPDSGTRTQWRFFGDDQGYGMTQGTVQDIWMWDQSLTSNDISDIYHGSFTGGVTPASGSTAGGFTVTISGSNLGDGSDITSVTLCGVAATIDSQSATQIVVTAGSAGGVITGDVVVVSTAFGTTMRTNAFVYEAEAAPSVEPSIGPFAGGNTIVISNISGSVTNVLIGGLQASLAGSGAGWVSVTVPFLGTSGAEDIILQRDGDVDLTLSAGYTYRPQGVIGGSGGPSGWTADAGLPQGRSYCTAATLDNMLYSIGGADSSFQNTTNVYRFDGALWSEVAGLPEARNGMASAALDGSLYAIGGHYGTTKTNVYRFDGSAWTEVAGLPVPRRYMNAATWNGAIYVVAGQNSTMETNVFRFDGISWTEVAGLPVACNYSGVSSWNGHLYAVGGGAGMSTLTNVYRYDGTNWSELAGLPVGRTAMGCAALDDAIYAYGGNDDSFMPGTNAFRFDGTSWSEIEGLSKAVNVLGGASLSGMVYAIGGSDMSSSVTNVCRYSSGEESSGVDPEFGSTAGGFTVTISGINLGDGSDVTNVTLCGVAATIDSQSATQIVVTAGVAGGAVTGDVVVVSTGFGTTTRSNAFTYTAAAEPIVQPDIGPYTGGNSIVITNTAGTITNVLIGGSTAPITDSDADWVAVTVPGASVAGAVSVTLQRDGAGDITLTDVYTYRPQGQIGYTFPGPDMIYWTDRDQNKIGRIAGDGSGETDLVTGLSNPRPIDTDGEYLYYGNNGYNPVIRCNLDGSGSTTLINEIATALCVNDEYIYYTDWNTGVKRANKDGSGITTLISGSVLGGNTWGFQAIYVTDDTIYFGNYGDNKIYTRGLSGGTTNLLYDLGEGGSPTSLQVDDTHVYVGNGNNSSGIVRTDLDGSNPTEIGAADRYYDIALLGDKLYYVNSGADVGRMNLDGSGQVAMATNGAGTHGIAALVSQVEVAGIEPSSGSDTGGYPVVISGTNLCNGSADDVTSVTLRGVAASVVSVAGSTQIVVTAGASGATGIGDVVVQSTDFGTTTKANAFTYEASEFTITATAGANGSISPSGDVVVQGGSDQLFTFTPDSWYRIQDVLVNDASLGGLSSYNWTNIMADGTITVSFAEAYVTTNTPVPVPEKWMAEYGLTNGMDAEVKEDPDGDGASTWQEYVMDTNPTNMGSVLTLDNMQFDANQLLEWYASSGRVYTMYWSTNMLEGVTNVLFSGFRPDETGMANYTDTVQSVDNKAYYRVKVAVP